One stretch of Chitinophaga pendula DNA includes these proteins:
- a CDS encoding LysE family translocator — MLGIDNFGAFLLAGILLNITPGADTMYILARSISQGKKAGISSVLGISTGIIFHTLAATFGLSLIIARSALAFSIVKYAGAVYLVYLGVRTLTKGADLHTATLPGNAPSGHKIFWSGVLTNVLNPKVALFFLAFLPQFIDKAHIQSPIPYLVLGLCFVITSVLWFLVIVWCAAAMSAQLKYNVRVKQWLNRISGSVFILLGVKLALTRK; from the coding sequence ATGCTTGGCATTGACAACTTCGGCGCTTTCCTGCTGGCAGGGATATTGCTAAATATCACCCCGGGAGCTGATACTATGTATATACTCGCCCGTAGTATCTCGCAAGGGAAAAAAGCGGGTATCTCCTCTGTATTGGGCATCAGTACGGGGATAATTTTTCACACCCTGGCTGCCACTTTTGGACTTTCCCTCATCATTGCCCGGTCCGCACTCGCTTTTAGCATAGTAAAATATGCCGGGGCCGTATACCTGGTATATTTGGGCGTCCGCACCCTGACCAAAGGCGCCGACCTCCATACAGCTACACTGCCTGGTAATGCCCCTTCCGGACACAAAATATTCTGGTCCGGTGTACTGACCAATGTATTAAACCCCAAAGTGGCCCTCTTTTTCCTGGCCTTCCTCCCACAATTCATTGACAAAGCCCATATACAATCCCCTATACCTTACCTGGTATTGGGGCTGTGCTTCGTGATCACCAGCGTCTTATGGTTCCTGGTAATCGTGTGGTGCGCCGCAGCCATGTCTGCGCAGCTGAAATATAACGTTCGCGTAAAACAATGGCTCAATCGTATATCAGGAAGCGTTTTTATCTTGCTGGGCGTGAAACTGGCCCTGACAAGAAAATAA